A region of Moorena producens PAL-8-15-08-1 DNA encodes the following proteins:
- a CDS encoding amidohydrolase family protein has product MATRARSTFNSKTMLKDYQIIDADGHVNEPIDMWEKYLEPAFKSHAPYRYQPSQKDGVVKIDIFSPPTKYMRVEGETIYNKISDAVWAEGIKVAIRNKATYNRNLGSGPDSQVKAMKRMGVDISFLYPTIGLWMLAIDTMDPSLAAALTRAYNNWLRDFCSYDPQLLKGVGAISLHDPSNMVSELHRIAEFGWKAVFVRPNPVKGRLLSDPAYEPFWTECESLGIAVGIHEGSHSRLPTTGADRFHTRFAMHACSHPMEHMMAMLALIEGGVLERHPNLRVAFLESGCGWLPYWLWRLDEEYDQLAWEVKDHVRMKPSEYFRRQCFIAIEPDEPYLADIIKYIGSDNLIFGSDYPHIDHNPKIIEEVVGLQDKLSQKIVQKILWDNPMRFYGLG; this is encoded by the coding sequence TTGGCCACGCGTGCGCGTTCAACCTTCAATAGCAAAACCATGCTGAAAGACTATCAAATTATTGATGCCGATGGCCATGTGAATGAACCGATAGATATGTGGGAGAAGTACCTGGAACCTGCATTTAAAAGTCATGCACCCTATCGATATCAACCCTCCCAAAAGGATGGGGTTGTGAAAATTGATATCTTTTCCCCTCCAACTAAGTATATGAGAGTGGAGGGTGAGACAATTTATAATAAGATATCCGATGCTGTCTGGGCTGAAGGAATTAAGGTAGCAATCCGGAACAAGGCTACCTATAATAGAAACCTAGGCTCTGGCCCAGACTCTCAGGTCAAGGCCATGAAGCGGATGGGTGTGGATATTTCGTTTCTGTATCCAACTATAGGATTGTGGATGTTGGCGATCGATACTATGGATCCGTCACTGGCAGCAGCCCTCACCCGTGCCTACAACAATTGGTTACGAGACTTTTGCAGCTATGACCCGCAACTACTGAAAGGGGTAGGAGCGATTAGTCTACACGACCCGAGCAACATGGTGTCGGAATTACATCGGATCGCAGAGTTTGGCTGGAAAGCTGTCTTTGTGCGACCAAATCCGGTTAAGGGACGACTGCTTAGTGACCCGGCCTATGAGCCCTTTTGGACGGAGTGTGAGAGCCTGGGCATAGCAGTTGGGATTCATGAGGGTAGCCATTCTCGATTACCGACCACTGGAGCAGATCGATTTCATACCCGTTTTGCCATGCATGCTTGCTCTCATCCCATGGAACACATGATGGCAATGTTGGCACTGATCGAAGGGGGAGTATTAGAGCGCCACCCCAATCTCAGAGTAGCCTTTCTTGAGTCCGGTTGCGGCTGGCTTCCCTACTGGCTGTGGCGGCTAGATGAAGAGTACGATCAACTGGCCTGGGAGGTGAAAGACCATGTAAGGATGAAGCCTTCAGAGTATTTCCGTCGCCAGTGCTTCATTGCCATTGAGCCAGATGAGCCTTATCTAGCTGATATTATCAAGTACATCGGTTCTGATAACTTGATCTTTGGTTCTGACTACCCTCACATAGACCACAATCCCAAGATTATTGAAGAAGTGGTAGGACTTCAGGACAAGCTATCTCAGAAGATAGTGCAAAAGATCCTCTGGGATAATCCTATGCGTTTTTATGGTTTGGGGTGA
- a CDS encoding TOMM precursor leader peptide-binding protein has protein sequence MLNKPKFKPCFHIEDVESVGVFLLSESEYFVLNGHLYEQLAPLIDGEHSVEDMVNLLQGQASTAEIYYALMLMEKKGYIVENDNPMPSDMPSEVAAFWNFLNVDHTTATSRLQSTKVSVRSFGTVPTQPLIAILESLNIQVAEQGDIAVVLTDDYLQVGLDRFNQKALQSQRPWMLVKPVGKMIWIGPIFDPGKTGCWECLAQRLQANRPVEDFLRKHRQPNSISTAFPTSRSLLPSTLDTGLNLAATEIAKWIVQGDHPSLKGTLVTFDTISLQTKNHTLVKRPQCPACGNSDYLGDRDPMPVLLESRKKTFTADGGHRCVSPEKTFKQYEHHISPIIGAIRAITKVSKLNSDLTPNYVAGHNFASMLDSLYFLRKYLRGRSAGKGQTDAQAKASALGEAIERYSGVFQGDEIRRKGSYKTMADVAIHPNACMLFSDRQYQTRQDWNQTCPSFFQKVPEPFDEQREIEWTPIWSLTDKTFKYLPTAYCYYGYPKPSKPDCWADSNGTAAGNTKEEAILQGFMELVERDSVALWWYNRLKRPAVDLYSFNQPYFIALKEYYHSLNRELWVLDLTSDLGIPAFAALSRRIDQPVEDIIFAFGAHFDPKIGIMRSLTELNQMLPAVVSIAPDGSTKYNYSDQLAIDWWGMATLENQPYLVPDENTTPKLYTDYPQLSSDDLRDDVQTCVDIAAKQGMETLVLDQTRPDIGLNVVKVIVPGLRHFWKRWAPGRLYDVPVQMGQLPKSLNENQLNPFPIFF, from the coding sequence ATGCTGAACAAACCTAAATTTAAACCTTGCTTTCATATCGAAGATGTGGAATCGGTTGGTGTTTTTCTGCTGTCGGAGTCAGAGTATTTTGTTCTCAATGGCCATCTTTATGAACAATTAGCTCCTTTAATTGATGGCGAGCATTCCGTGGAAGACATGGTTAACCTGCTGCAAGGCCAAGCCTCCACGGCTGAGATTTACTATGCCTTGATGCTGATGGAAAAGAAAGGCTATATCGTGGAAAACGATAACCCTATGCCCTCGGATATGCCATCGGAAGTAGCAGCCTTCTGGAATTTTCTGAATGTTGATCACACCACAGCCACCAGCCGCTTGCAATCTACTAAGGTTTCAGTAAGGTCTTTTGGCACGGTTCCAACCCAACCCTTGATCGCTATCCTGGAATCACTCAATATTCAGGTGGCTGAGCAGGGAGACATTGCTGTTGTATTAACCGATGACTATCTCCAAGTCGGTCTTGATCGGTTTAATCAAAAGGCTTTACAGTCGCAACGTCCGTGGATGCTGGTCAAGCCAGTGGGCAAAATGATTTGGATTGGTCCGATTTTTGATCCTGGAAAAACTGGGTGTTGGGAATGTCTAGCCCAACGGCTGCAAGCCAATCGCCCCGTGGAAGATTTTCTGCGCAAACATCGCCAACCTAACAGTATCTCGACGGCTTTCCCAACCTCTCGCTCTTTATTACCGTCTACTCTAGATACTGGACTGAATCTAGCGGCTACTGAAATCGCCAAATGGATTGTCCAGGGAGACCATCCATCCCTGAAAGGTACTCTGGTCACCTTTGACACCATATCCTTACAAACCAAAAATCACACTCTGGTCAAGCGTCCTCAATGTCCTGCTTGTGGCAACTCAGACTATCTAGGAGATAGAGACCCAATGCCCGTTTTATTAGAAAGCCGGAAGAAAACTTTTACAGCTGATGGTGGACACCGTTGTGTTTCACCAGAAAAAACTTTTAAGCAATACGAACACCATATCAGTCCGATTATCGGAGCAATTAGAGCAATTACTAAAGTTTCTAAGTTAAACAGCGATTTGACCCCTAACTATGTGGCTGGACATAATTTTGCCAGCATGTTGGATAGTTTATACTTCTTGCGGAAATACCTGCGTGGCAGAAGTGCTGGCAAAGGACAGACTGACGCTCAGGCCAAAGCCAGCGCCCTTGGGGAAGCGATTGAGAGATATTCTGGTGTGTTTCAGGGAGACGAAATTCGACGCAAAGGTAGCTACAAGACTATGGCGGATGTGGCTATTCACCCCAATGCTTGTATGCTGTTTAGCGATCGCCAATACCAAACCCGCCAGGACTGGAATCAAACTTGTCCGAGCTTTTTTCAAAAGGTTCCAGAACCCTTTGATGAGCAACGAGAGATTGAGTGGACACCGATTTGGTCTTTGACTGACAAAACATTTAAGTATTTACCCACAGCTTACTGCTATTACGGTTACCCAAAACCCTCTAAACCAGATTGTTGGGCAGACTCCAATGGTACTGCTGCTGGCAACACCAAAGAAGAAGCTATCCTACAAGGATTCATGGAGTTAGTGGAGCGAGATAGTGTAGCGCTGTGGTGGTATAACCGCCTCAAACGACCAGCTGTGGATTTATACAGTTTTAACCAACCCTATTTTATAGCTCTCAAGGAGTATTACCATTCCCTAAACCGTGAACTCTGGGTACTCGATCTCACTAGCGATTTAGGGATTCCTGCCTTTGCTGCTCTTTCCAGGAGGATTGATCAACCTGTGGAAGATATTATTTTTGCCTTCGGTGCTCATTTCGACCCCAAAATTGGGATTATGCGATCGCTAACGGAATTAAACCAGATGCTTCCAGCGGTTGTATCCATAGCTCCCGATGGCAGCACCAAATACAACTACTCCGATCAGTTAGCTATAGACTGGTGGGGAATGGCTACCTTAGAGAATCAGCCGTATCTGGTACCGGATGAAAACACTACTCCAAAACTCTACACCGATTATCCTCAACTTAGCAGCGATGATCTGCGAGACGATGTTCAAACCTGTGTAGACATTGCTGCCAAGCAAGGTATGGAAACCCTGGTTCTAGATCAAACTCGTCCCGATATTGGACTCAATGTTGTCAAAGTTATTGTCCCCGGTCTGCGACACTTTTGGAAACGGTGGGCTCCCGGACGGCTTTATGATGTGCCAGTACAGATGGGTCAGTTACCAAAATCCCTCAACGAAAACCAACTCAACCCATTTCCGATTTTCTTCTGA
- a CDS encoding NfeD family protein → MFKLFRCHQAQTSPSQTLNRWQGEATVKVAIQPNETGRVHFRASYWNAKCPQAITLNPGDIVEVTGIDNITLIVEPGSLN, encoded by the coding sequence ATGTTTAAACTATTTCGGTGTCATCAAGCCCAAACCTCCCCTAGCCAAACCCTTAACCGTTGGCAAGGAGAAGCTACTGTTAAAGTTGCCATACAACCCAATGAAACCGGACGTGTACACTTCCGAGCCAGCTACTGGAATGCTAAATGTCCACAAGCCATCACTCTCAACCCTGGGGATATTGTTGAAGTAACTGGGATTGATAACATTACCCTGATTGTAGAACCTGGTTCTTTGAATTAA
- a CDS encoding S8 family serine peptidase, with product MENTESQEPMVPGMTNGGATTNGMSLGEMADDQMSSFDMNAVSSQGNTPTAEPMSSSAPESDMENVLVEIRAPKGQGANVFLYMAGSFRVPSFQIDYDYEPVSMNPETPELAMQLQASNEEVIVVKGKVAQNQIAALEAQPNVIKVWPDTPIEPFSTTTLQQEYPMVEPMAGFGSCPIGSCDCRPGVAKGTMADVAKYLGVDQIHAAGYKGQGIVVGVVDGGITAAGRPVRPGEPSKRIRNVIGGFHRSVEWGTQARSWGEHGNMCATDVLGMAPEAKLYDFPLVGNAISNALAAFNWAIKQYKIDGTPHILTNSWGIYQEQWDKTYARNPNHPFTRKVVEAINEGILVLFAAGNCGGTCPDGRCASDFGPGKSIWGANGHPLVMTVGAVNKNEQFVGYSSQGPAALSPQKPDFCSITHFRGYFPCDNGTSAATPIAAGVVALLKQAKPSLTQQEVKKLLESTAKNIGSKGWDQHSGTGIIQPKVAFDKIKTPPPRPRPRPSEGTWSDWQNLGGYGLYSPAAASWGPNRIDTFVIGTDHAMYHKWWDGSAWRGWENLGGYIISAPAAVSWGNNRIDTFVVGSNNALYRKWWDGDSWRGWENLGGYCLYAPAAASWGPNRIDTFLIGTDHAVYHKWWDGSAWRGWENLGGYSISAPAAVSWGPNHIAIFTIGRDRALYYKTWNGSIWSPWEKLGGYCQYGIAAVSRGVNQLDCFVIGSMGKVYCRSWDGSAWKNWKNLGGYSIAGLAAASWGPDRLDVFVVAGDHALHHKWMG from the coding sequence ATGGAAAACACAGAAAGTCAAGAACCAATGGTTCCAGGTATGACCAATGGTGGAGCAACTACCAATGGTATGTCATTAGGAGAAATGGCTGATGACCAGATGTCATCCTTTGACATGAATGCTGTATCCAGTCAAGGCAATACACCCACAGCAGAGCCCATGAGTTCATCTGCCCCAGAGAGTGACATGGAGAACGTGCTGGTAGAAATCCGAGCACCTAAGGGTCAAGGGGCTAACGTGTTTTTATACATGGCAGGAAGTTTCAGGGTTCCTAGCTTCCAAATCGATTATGACTACGAGCCAGTATCAATGAATCCTGAGACACCGGAACTGGCCATGCAACTCCAAGCATCTAATGAAGAGGTGATCGTTGTCAAGGGCAAAGTTGCTCAAAACCAAATTGCCGCCCTGGAAGCCCAACCTAATGTGATCAAAGTCTGGCCAGACACCCCGATTGAACCCTTCAGCACTACCACCCTACAGCAAGAGTATCCGATGGTAGAACCAATGGCAGGGTTTGGTAGCTGTCCGATTGGTTCTTGTGACTGTAGGCCTGGTGTGGCTAAGGGAACGATGGCGGACGTAGCCAAGTATCTTGGGGTTGATCAAATTCATGCTGCTGGTTATAAAGGTCAAGGTATTGTTGTTGGTGTCGTTGATGGCGGAATTACAGCAGCTGGTCGTCCTGTGCGTCCCGGAGAACCCTCCAAGCGAATTCGCAATGTCATTGGTGGCTTCCACCGCAGCGTGGAATGGGGGACTCAAGCTCGCAGCTGGGGCGAACATGGCAATATGTGCGCTACAGACGTGTTGGGTATGGCTCCAGAAGCCAAGCTCTATGACTTTCCACTAGTAGGGAATGCTATCTCTAATGCCCTGGCAGCCTTCAATTGGGCAATTAAGCAATATAAAATTGACGGCACACCCCACATTCTCACCAATAGCTGGGGAATTTACCAGGAACAGTGGGATAAGACTTATGCCAGAAATCCTAACCATCCCTTCACCCGCAAAGTTGTGGAAGCCATCAATGAAGGGATTCTAGTTCTGTTTGCCGCTGGTAACTGTGGTGGAACCTGTCCTGATGGTCGTTGTGCCTCAGATTTCGGTCCTGGTAAAAGTATCTGGGGCGCGAATGGTCATCCCCTAGTGATGACCGTGGGCGCAGTTAACAAGAATGAACAGTTTGTCGGCTATAGCAGCCAAGGACCAGCAGCGTTGTCCCCCCAAAAGCCAGACTTCTGTTCCATCACCCACTTCCGGGGTTACTTCCCCTGTGATAACGGTACCTCGGCTGCCACACCCATTGCTGCTGGAGTAGTAGCCTTGCTCAAGCAAGCCAAGCCGAGCCTAACTCAGCAGGAAGTTAAGAAACTCCTGGAGAGTACTGCTAAAAATATTGGTTCTAAGGGATGGGATCAGCATTCCGGTACTGGCATTATTCAGCCCAAGGTAGCTTTTGACAAAATCAAAACTCCCCCCCCTCGCCCTCGCCCTCGCCCCAGTGAAGGTACTTGGAGTGACTGGCAAAATCTAGGGGGCTATGGCCTATATAGCCCAGCGGCTGCTTCCTGGGGACCTAATCGGATTGACACCTTTGTGATTGGTACTGACCACGCTATGTATCACAAGTGGTGGGATGGCTCGGCTTGGCGTGGCTGGGAAAACTTAGGGGGTTACATTATTTCTGCACCCGCAGCAGTTTCTTGGGGAAATAACCGCATTGACACCTTTGTAGTTGGTAGCAATAATGCCCTGTACCGCAAGTGGTGGGATGGCGACTCTTGGCGCGGTTGGGAAAATTTAGGCGGCTACTGCCTGTATGCTCCAGCGGCTGCTTCCTGGGGACCTAACCGCATTGACACCTTTTTGATTGGTACTGACCACGCCGTCTACCACAAGTGGTGGGATGGCTCGGCTTGGCGCGGCTGGGAAAACTTAGGAGGCTACTCTATTTCTGCACCCGCAGCAGTGTCTTGGGGTCCAAACCATATCGCTATCTTTACCATTGGTCGCGATCGCGCTCTATACTACAAGACCTGGAATGGTTCCATTTGGAGTCCATGGGAAAAACTGGGAGGCTACTGTCAGTATGGTATAGCTGCTGTGTCCAGGGGAGTCAACCAGCTCGATTGTTTCGTGATTGGATCCATGGGCAAGGTCTATTGCCGTTCCTGGGATGGTTCTGCCTGGAAAAATTGGAAAAACCTAGGTGGTTACAGCATTGCTGGGCTAGCAGCAGCATCTTGGGGACCTGACCGCCTTGATGTTTTTGTAGTTGCTGGTGATCATGCTCTGCACCACAAGTGGATGGGTTGA